A single window of Undibacterium sp. 5I1 DNA harbors:
- the sucD gene encoding succinate--CoA ligase subunit alpha — MSILINKDTKVITQGITGKTGQFHTRMCRDYANGKNCFVAGVNPKKAGEDFEGIPIFANVSEAKAATGATVSVIYVPPAGAAAAIWEAVEADLDLAICITEGIPVRDMMMLKDRMAKSGSKTKLLGPNCPGLITPDEIKIGIMPGHIHRKGRIGVVSRSGTLTYEAVGQLTALGLGQSSAVGIGGDPINGLKHIDIMKMFNDDPDTDAVIMIGEIGGPDEANASYWIRDNMKKPVVGFIAGVTAPPGKRMGHAGALISGGADTAQAKLDIMEECGIKATKNPSEMARLLKAML, encoded by the coding sequence ATGTCCATCCTGATCAATAAAGATACAAAAGTTATCACCCAAGGTATCACTGGCAAAACTGGCCAGTTCCATACTCGTATGTGCCGCGATTACGCAAACGGTAAAAACTGTTTCGTCGCTGGCGTCAATCCTAAAAAGGCTGGCGAAGATTTCGAAGGCATTCCTATTTTTGCTAACGTATCTGAAGCAAAAGCGGCTACTGGCGCAACAGTTTCTGTTATCTACGTACCACCTGCAGGTGCTGCTGCCGCGATTTGGGAAGCGGTCGAAGCGGACCTCGATCTGGCAATTTGCATTACCGAAGGCATTCCTGTCCGTGACATGATGATGCTTAAAGACCGCATGGCAAAATCTGGCAGCAAAACGAAATTGCTCGGACCAAATTGCCCAGGCCTGATCACACCAGACGAAATCAAGATCGGCATCATGCCAGGTCATATCCATCGTAAAGGTCGTATCGGCGTGGTTTCCCGCTCCGGTACATTGACTTACGAAGCAGTAGGCCAATTGACTGCATTAGGTCTGGGTCAATCTTCTGCTGTTGGTATTGGTGGTGATCCTATTAATGGTTTGAAGCATATCGACATCATGAAGATGTTCAATGATGATCCAGACACTGACGCGGTTATCATGATCGGCGAAATCGGCGGCCCCGACGAAGCCAATGCATCCTATTGGATACGTGACAACATGAAGAAACCAGTCGTCGGCTTTATCGCTGGTGTTACAGCGCCTCCAGGCAAACGTATGGGTCATGCTGGTGCTTTGATTTCTGGTGGTGCTGATACGGCACAAGCTAAATTAGACATCATGGAAGAGTGCGGCATCAAAGCAACTAAAAACCCGTCAGAAATGGCGCGTTTGTTGAAGGCGATGTTGTAG
- a CDS encoding DUF2889 domain-containing protein → MPLPISTSRRALKHTRSIQIDAFARDDGLWDLDAHITDTKTRDIQLASGIRPVGSPLHDLSLRITIDTNLTIVDAMAVSDAVPYPGFCNTIGPDYKKLIGLNLMMQFRQGVKERMSGINGCTHITELAQILPTAAVQAFAGDVIDTRDGASSSDRTSDNQQQPFQLNRCHALRLDGPAVVQYYPRWAVASSSPPDAKSSA, encoded by the coding sequence ATGCCCTTACCAATATCCACTTCTCGCCGTGCACTTAAGCACACGCGCTCAATCCAAATCGACGCATTCGCTCGCGATGATGGATTGTGGGATCTTGACGCTCACATTACCGACACCAAAACCCGCGACATTCAACTTGCTTCTGGCATCCGGCCGGTTGGCTCACCGCTGCATGATCTTAGTTTGCGGATTACGATCGATACCAACTTGACCATTGTTGATGCAATGGCGGTCTCGGATGCGGTACCGTACCCAGGCTTTTGCAACACGATAGGCCCAGATTATAAAAAGTTAATTGGGCTTAACTTGATGATGCAGTTCCGGCAAGGTGTTAAAGAAAGAATGTCTGGCATTAATGGCTGCACCCATATTACCGAGCTAGCCCAAATTCTCCCGACCGCTGCGGTGCAAGCTTTTGCCGGTGATGTGATTGATACCCGCGATGGCGCCAGCAGTTCTGACCGCACTTCTGACAACCAGCAACAACCTTTTCAACTTAATCGTTGCCATGCGCTAAGGCTAGATGGCCCAGCTGTTGTGCAATATTACCCGCGATGGGCGGTGGCAAGTAGTTCGCCGCCTGACGCAAAATCATCTGCTTAG
- the recA gene encoding recombinase RecA, producing MDDKKSDTGSDKSKALAAALAQIEKQFGKGSVMRMADGEVVEEVQVVSTGSLGLDVALGVGGLPRGRVVEIYGPESSGKTTLTLQVIAEMQKLGGTCAFIDAEHALDVGYAQKLGVNLSDLLISQPDTGEQALEITDALVRSGSVDLIVIDSVAALTPRAEIEGDMGDSLPGLQARLMSQALRKLTGSIKRTNTLVIFINQIRMKIGVMFGSPETTTGGNALKFYASVRLDIRRTGSIKAGDEVIGNETKVKVVKNKVAPPFKEAHFDILYGAGISREGEILDLAADAKIVEKAGAWYSYNGERIGQGKDNARSFLSERPALAHEIENKVRVHLKVPTLQELVTEKTKSKPAKAEKAEKAEKAEKAE from the coding sequence ATGGACGACAAAAAATCCGATACCGGCTCAGACAAGAGCAAAGCTTTAGCAGCCGCACTTGCACAGATTGAAAAACAATTTGGCAAAGGTTCCGTCATGCGGATGGCCGATGGTGAAGTGGTAGAAGAAGTGCAAGTTGTGTCCACGGGTTCTTTGGGGCTGGACGTCGCCTTGGGCGTAGGCGGTTTGCCACGCGGTCGTGTCGTTGAGATTTATGGTCCAGAATCTTCCGGCAAAACAACGCTGACATTGCAAGTCATTGCAGAGATGCAAAAGTTGGGCGGCACTTGCGCATTTATTGATGCGGAGCATGCTTTGGATGTGGGCTATGCGCAAAAACTAGGCGTTAACTTATCTGATTTGCTGATTTCACAACCGGATACCGGCGAGCAGGCATTAGAAATTACCGATGCTCTGGTACGTTCAGGCAGCGTCGATCTAATCGTTATTGACTCGGTCGCTGCGCTCACCCCACGGGCTGAAATCGAAGGCGATATGGGTGATTCTTTGCCGGGTTTGCAAGCGCGTCTGATGTCACAAGCTCTGCGCAAACTTACTGGCAGCATAAAACGTACGAATACACTAGTTATTTTTATTAACCAGATCCGTATGAAAATCGGTGTCATGTTTGGTAGCCCAGAAACCACAACTGGTGGTAACGCATTGAAGTTTTACGCATCGGTTCGTCTGGATATTCGTCGTACAGGTTCCATCAAAGCCGGTGACGAAGTCATCGGTAATGAAACGAAAGTTAAAGTAGTCAAAAACAAAGTAGCGCCTCCTTTCAAAGAAGCGCATTTTGATATCTTGTACGGTGCAGGTATCTCCCGCGAAGGCGAGATTTTAGATTTGGCCGCTGACGCTAAGATTGTAGAAAAAGCCGGTGCCTGGTATAGCTACAATGGCGAACGTATCGGACAAGGTAAAGATAATGCACGGAGTTTCCTGAGCGAGCGACCGGCACTCGCGCATGAGATTGAAAACAAAGTTCGTGTGCATTTAAAAGTGCCGACGCTGCAAGAGTTGGTGACAGAAAAAACTAAATCAAAGCCAGCAAAAGCGGAGAAGGCAGAAAAAGCTGAAAAAGCGGAGAAGGCTGAATAG
- a CDS encoding diguanylate cyclase has translation MSDTFLRDLINIIPVSMTVLINNKIVYANRAAAILLEAESATSLIGRPVSDFVHPLDANRSNQRLNKQGANWANDPTQFRLRTCKNNLRMLLVASSSIQFGGEGAVLLVGMDMTAQSEISEQLRISEKNFRHLFENMQDVYYRTDAAGIVQMVGPGVRTVLGYEPEEIVGKNAESYYPHNEDRDAFKAAIIKDGKVSDFPGQMVRKDGRVIDISISSKAIYDDAGAYAGVEGIYRDVTQRKMLERELQLLATTDTLTGILNRRAFLEQAEHIFKTSQRYNNSLTLLMLDLDYFKAINDQYGHLSGDKVLTRFAQTVTLELRDSDVFGRLGGEEFCVLLQQASREDAISAAERIRQHVQDLVLHATSGEQFHLTVSIGVATNLESDKKLGKLLERADKALYEAKRSGRNRVMLDL, from the coding sequence GTGTCCGATACATTTCTTCGTGATTTGATCAATATTATTCCGGTATCGATGACGGTATTGATTAATAACAAAATCGTCTATGCCAACAGGGCCGCTGCGATATTGCTAGAGGCAGAGAGTGCCACCAGCCTGATCGGGCGCCCGGTCAGTGATTTTGTTCATCCTCTGGATGCCAACCGATCGAATCAACGTTTAAACAAACAAGGTGCCAATTGGGCTAATGATCCTACCCAATTTCGTCTGCGGACTTGCAAAAATAACTTGCGCATGCTCTTAGTCGCAAGCTCGTCTATTCAGTTTGGCGGCGAGGGCGCAGTATTGCTGGTGGGGATGGACATGACAGCGCAGAGCGAAATCTCCGAGCAACTTCGCATCAGTGAGAAAAATTTCCGCCATCTTTTTGAGAATATGCAGGACGTGTATTACCGCACCGATGCGGCCGGAATAGTGCAAATGGTTGGCCCCGGTGTGCGCACCGTATTGGGCTATGAGCCAGAAGAAATTGTTGGTAAAAATGCCGAATCGTATTATCCGCATAACGAAGACCGCGATGCATTTAAAGCGGCAATTATCAAAGATGGCAAAGTATCTGACTTCCCAGGCCAGATGGTGCGCAAAGATGGACGAGTGATTGATATCTCTATCAGCAGCAAAGCGATTTACGACGACGCTGGTGCTTATGCCGGGGTAGAGGGCATTTACCGCGATGTGACTCAACGCAAAATGTTGGAGCGAGAGCTACAACTGCTGGCAACCACCGACACGCTGACCGGTATATTGAACCGGCGTGCTTTTCTGGAGCAAGCGGAACATATTTTTAAGACTAGCCAGCGCTACAACAATAGTTTGACCTTGCTAATGTTGGATCTGGACTACTTTAAAGCCATCAATGACCAATACGGACATCTCAGTGGCGATAAAGTGCTGACCCGATTTGCCCAAACCGTCACGCTGGAGCTACGCGATTCAGATGTATTTGGACGATTAGGTGGCGAAGAGTTTTGCGTTTTGCTGCAACAAGCCAGCCGCGAAGACGCCATCAGCGCAGCAGAACGGATACGTCAGCACGTGCAAGACCTAGTACTACATGCGACATCGGGCGAGCAGTTTCACCTGACAGTCAGCATCGGCGTAGCGACAAATTTAGAAAGCGATAAAAAACTAGGTAAGCTGCTGGAGCGTGCAGACAAAGCGCTATACGAGGCCAAGCGCAGCGGTAGAAATCGGGTGATGCTGGATCTTTGA
- the recX gene encoding recombination regulator RecX, with amino-acid sequence MAKLKISLKARALRYLSMREHSRMELEHKLQPHAREGEDISVLLDWLETAKYLSAERFADSLVNRRVARFGNQRILAELQSHQMDGQEIDRVKAELAESELSRAIDVLHRKFPHSPADHLERAKQARFMQQRGFSSKAIQTAMRAPRDEDTDE; translated from the coding sequence ATGGCTAAATTAAAAATCAGTTTAAAAGCTAGAGCACTGCGCTATCTTTCTATGCGAGAACATAGCCGGATGGAGTTGGAGCATAAGCTCCAGCCTCATGCGCGAGAAGGCGAAGATATCTCGGTGCTTCTGGATTGGTTAGAAACTGCCAAATATCTGTCGGCCGAACGCTTTGCAGATTCCTTAGTAAATCGCCGTGTAGCACGTTTCGGCAATCAGCGGATACTCGCCGAATTACAGAGCCACCAGATGGACGGGCAAGAAATTGATCGCGTTAAAGCTGAGTTGGCGGAATCAGAGTTGAGTCGTGCGATCGATGTGCTGCACAGAAAATTCCCTCATTCCCCTGCAGACCATCTTGAGCGTGCAAAGCAGGCGCGTTTCATGCAGCAGCGAGGATTTTCTTCCAAAGCAATTCAGACCGCAATGCGCGCTCCCCGTGACGAAGATACTGATGAATAA
- a CDS encoding DUF2252 family protein, whose amino-acid sequence MKRKHQFPQTSDRATVLAHTRNLKMTSSASAYVRGSTSKFYEWLETSSMGKIPEGPPIWICGDCHIGNLGPVADIDGKVDFQIRDFDQTVIGNPAHDLIRLALSLAFAARGSNLPGIMTAHMLEVLMDGYTSQFVIGDETPIPVPAVVRASMKVARNRTWKHLARERIADVRPHIPLGKKYWPILAKEQNAIRSVF is encoded by the coding sequence ATGAAACGAAAGCATCAATTCCCTCAAACTTCTGATCGGGCGACGGTCTTAGCCCACACCCGGAATCTCAAAATGACCAGCTCCGCGAGTGCGTACGTGCGCGGTAGCACATCAAAATTTTACGAATGGCTTGAAACATCCAGTATGGGGAAAATACCCGAAGGGCCACCTATATGGATTTGCGGGGATTGCCACATAGGCAATCTTGGACCGGTCGCTGATATTGACGGTAAAGTTGATTTTCAAATCCGAGACTTTGATCAAACGGTGATCGGCAATCCTGCCCATGATCTGATCAGGCTGGCGTTGTCTCTTGCATTCGCCGCTCGAGGTTCTAACCTTCCTGGCATTATGACGGCGCATATGCTAGAGGTGTTAATGGATGGATACACATCGCAATTTGTGATCGGCGATGAGACGCCGATCCCAGTACCGGCGGTGGTCCGGGCTTCAATGAAAGTAGCACGGAATCGCACCTGGAAGCATCTCGCACGGGAACGTATTGCGGATGTCCGGCCGCATATTCCGCTAGGAAAAAAATATTGGCCAATCCTAGCCAAAGAACAAAACGCCATCCGATCTGTATTTTAG
- a CDS encoding DUF5694 domain-containing protein, whose protein sequence is MRKKINWIRGLVSTFAATAIVALPFAAQAQGDLATLDRDMVGPRSQILVLGTMHLNSLPKDFNPAALDGVLNRLAAFKPDIITVEDQSGEECDLAARHPAKYGAEYCDPTDVAKAATGLDVPAAMAEVDKTLKAWAAQSVRNQAPTPAQRRRLAALFLASNELASAYVQWRQLPEAERHVGDSLDTALIAKLRRMETVNNESYQLAARLAARLGLQQVYAVDNHTGDRIDVPDIKAFVKSIEAAWVAGGVVLSEREKREDVLSKASDLLPLYRSINDPEGLRIRAEANVSAALRAKSPEGHPQMWVAGWEIRNLRMVANIRETFRERLGARVLSIVGATHKPWFDAWLGQLQGVDIVDVAAVLK, encoded by the coding sequence ATGCGTAAAAAGATAAATTGGATTCGGGGTTTAGTGTCAACATTCGCTGCAACAGCCATCGTGGCACTGCCGTTTGCAGCGCAGGCGCAAGGCGATCTGGCGACGCTTGACCGCGACATGGTCGGGCCACGCTCGCAGATACTGGTACTCGGCACCATGCATCTGAACAGTCTGCCAAAAGACTTCAACCCTGCGGCACTGGACGGCGTATTAAACCGGCTGGCGGCGTTTAAGCCTGACATCATCACTGTTGAGGACCAGTCCGGTGAAGAGTGCGATCTTGCTGCCCGCCATCCTGCAAAGTACGGTGCCGAGTACTGCGATCCTACTGACGTGGCGAAAGCGGCTACCGGGCTAGATGTACCTGCCGCTATGGCCGAAGTGGATAAGACGCTCAAGGCCTGGGCTGCTCAATCCGTAAGGAATCAGGCTCCAACCCCAGCGCAACGGCGACGTCTGGCCGCGCTATTTCTGGCGTCAAATGAACTTGCCTCGGCCTACGTGCAGTGGCGACAGCTTCCAGAGGCGGAGCGTCATGTCGGCGATAGTCTGGACACTGCATTAATCGCAAAACTTAGACGGATGGAGACGGTGAATAACGAGAGCTACCAGTTAGCCGCGCGTCTTGCCGCACGCTTAGGCTTACAGCAGGTTTATGCAGTAGATAATCACACTGGTGATCGTATCGATGTGCCAGACATTAAGGCCTTTGTTAAGTCGATCGAGGCGGCCTGGGTCGCGGGCGGTGTGGTGTTGAGCGAGCGTGAAAAGCGGGAAGATGTCTTATCGAAGGCAAGCGATCTGCTGCCGCTATACCGTTCCATCAACGACCCGGAAGGCCTGCGGATACGCGCCGAAGCCAATGTCAGCGCAGCCTTACGGGCAAAGTCGCCAGAAGGCCATCCGCAAATGTGGGTTGCGGGCTGGGAAATCCGTAATCTGCGTATGGTCGCCAACATCCGCGAAACCTTCCGCGAACGCCTCGGTGCCCGCGTCTTGTCGATTGTCGGCGCCACACACAAGCCGTGGTTCGATGCCTGGCTAGGACAACTGCAAGGTGTGGATATCGTCGATGTGGCAGCGGTGCTGAAATAA
- the sucC gene encoding ADP-forming succinate--CoA ligase subunit beta, producing the protein MKGSRMKIHEYQGKEILRKFGVTVPRGIPCLSVDEAVKAAETLGGPVWVVKAQIHAGGRGKGGGVKVAKSLEQVREYATAILGMQLVTHQTGPEGQKVRRLLIEEGADIKKELYVSMVTDRISQRVVLMASSEGGMDIEEVAESHPELLHSIAIDPTNGLQDAEADDISRKIGVPEESIADARVQLKGLYEAFMATDCSLAEINPLILTGSGKVIALDAKFNFDANALFRQPEIVAYRDLDEEDPAEIEASKFDLAYISLDGNIGCLVNGAGLAMATMDTIKLFGGEPANFLDVGGGATAEKVTEAFKIMLKNPGLKAILVNIFGGIMRCDVIAEGVITASKAVSLQVPLVVRMKGTNEDIGKKMLADSGLPIIAADTMEEAAQKVVAAAAAHA; encoded by the coding sequence CTGAAGGGAAGTCGTATGAAAATTCATGAGTATCAGGGTAAAGAAATCCTCCGCAAATTCGGAGTGACAGTACCACGCGGTATTCCATGCCTGTCCGTAGATGAAGCCGTTAAAGCGGCCGAAACTTTAGGCGGCCCAGTTTGGGTTGTCAAAGCGCAAATTCATGCTGGTGGTCGTGGTAAAGGTGGCGGCGTCAAAGTAGCTAAATCCCTTGAGCAAGTGCGCGAATACGCGACTGCGATTCTGGGTATGCAATTGGTAACGCATCAGACTGGGCCAGAAGGCCAAAAAGTCCGTCGCTTACTGATCGAAGAAGGCGCTGATATTAAAAAAGAACTGTACGTCAGTATGGTGACTGACCGTATCAGCCAGCGCGTCGTCTTGATGGCGTCCAGCGAAGGCGGTATGGACATTGAGGAAGTGGCTGAGTCACATCCAGAACTATTGCATTCCATCGCTATCGACCCGACTAATGGTCTGCAAGATGCAGAGGCAGATGATATCTCCCGCAAAATTGGTGTGCCAGAAGAGTCTATCGCTGACGCACGCGTTCAGTTAAAAGGTCTGTACGAAGCTTTCATGGCAACCGATTGTTCACTGGCAGAAATCAATCCTTTGATTTTGACCGGTTCGGGTAAAGTCATTGCTCTCGATGCTAAGTTCAACTTCGACGCGAATGCTTTGTTCCGTCAACCAGAAATCGTGGCTTACCGCGATCTGGATGAAGAAGATCCGGCTGAAATTGAAGCATCTAAATTTGACCTCGCTTACATCTCGCTCGACGGCAATATCGGTTGCTTAGTCAACGGAGCTGGTCTAGCAATGGCAACGATGGATACGATTAAGTTGTTCGGCGGTGAGCCAGCTAACTTCCTTGACGTAGGCGGCGGCGCGACAGCAGAAAAAGTGACTGAAGCGTTTAAGATTATGTTGAAAAATCCAGGTCTGAAAGCGATCTTGGTCAATATTTTCGGTGGCATTATGCGTTGTGACGTGATTGCTGAGGGTGTCATCACTGCATCTAAAGCGGTTTCCCTGCAAGTACCGTTGGTGGTACGCATGAAGGGTACCAACGAAGACATCGGCAAGAAGATGCTGGCTGATTCTGGTCTGCCTATCATCGCCGCTGATACGATGGAAGAAGCAGCGCAGAAGGTTGTTGCCGCTGCTGCAGCTCACGCTTAA
- a CDS encoding S9 family peptidase: MRPLLFPLLAALALPASAERLTLERIFDNASLAGSSPRNLQVSPDGQRVTFLRGRDDDQFQLDLWELTVKDQSMRLLLDSKVLQANEQISDQEKARRERERIANLRGIVDYDWSPDGKQLLVPLAGDLYLVELAHTDKARKIASGAVMSAQISPKGRYVSYIRDQNLFVLDLTTNTERQLTKDGGGTIHNAEAEFVAQEEMAQTSGYWWAPDDTAIAFKRFDESPVPIARRFEIYADRTDVIEQRYPYAGAANVLVSLALVNPENSEIKQIDIGKDKDIYLVRADWSADAKTLVYQRQTRNQKQLDLIAVNASSLTQTTMLTETSASWVSIMDKPYFLKESRQFIWTSERSGRKHIYLYDLQGKLIHPISQGEWGIDNILAVDEKAQKIFVSSNRDAVTDKQIYALNLDGSTADTPVRVSKTDGWHEAKFSGKAEVFIDTWSDPNTPPQVSLRQPDGTLIAWIEHNEVNAKHPYARYASSHVPTEYGTLTSDDGQTLYYSIKKPLDFDASKRYPVFLQVYGGPGAQTVQRHWGSLFEQYMAQQGYIVFKLDNRGSARRERRFTDAIYQTLGKNEVADQVTGINWLAQQSFVDAKRIGVFGWSYGGFMSLRLLSAASDKIAAGVSVAPVTDWALYDTHYVEQFINSPKDNPAGYRQSGVFAHLDGLKSPLLLIHGMADDNVLFTNTTKLIDDLSNRGILFDLMTYPGAKHGISGAAKQKHVFRTIATFFDKHLANTQGNKGGATQLK; this comes from the coding sequence ATGCGCCCCTTATTATTCCCTTTACTCGCAGCCTTGGCCCTCCCCGCATCGGCAGAGCGTCTTACTCTGGAACGTATTTTTGATAACGCCAGTTTGGCTGGCAGCAGTCCCAGAAATTTGCAGGTATCGCCCGACGGCCAGCGAGTAACATTTTTGCGTGGGCGCGACGACGATCAGTTTCAGCTCGATTTATGGGAGTTGACCGTCAAAGATCAAAGCATGCGCCTGCTGCTGGATAGCAAAGTGCTGCAAGCCAACGAGCAGATTTCTGATCAGGAAAAAGCCCGCCGCGAGCGTGAACGGATTGCCAATCTGCGCGGGATAGTTGACTACGACTGGTCGCCAGATGGCAAACAATTATTAGTCCCCTTAGCCGGTGATTTGTATCTGGTTGAGTTAGCGCATACCGACAAAGCGCGCAAGATCGCATCTGGCGCGGTGATGTCGGCACAAATTTCGCCCAAGGGCCGGTATGTCTCGTACATCCGCGATCAAAATTTATTTGTGCTTGACCTCACCACCAACACCGAGCGCCAGCTGACTAAAGACGGCGGCGGGACGATCCACAACGCAGAAGCCGAATTTGTCGCCCAAGAAGAGATGGCGCAAACCAGCGGCTATTGGTGGGCACCGGACGATACTGCGATTGCGTTTAAACGCTTTGACGAAAGTCCGGTCCCGATTGCCCGCCGCTTTGAGATTTATGCTGACCGCACTGATGTCATTGAACAGCGTTACCCCTACGCGGGTGCTGCCAATGTGCTGGTGAGTTTGGCTCTGGTCAATCCGGAAAATAGCGAAATTAAACAAATTGATATTGGCAAAGACAAAGATATTTATCTGGTACGCGCCGACTGGAGTGCGGATGCAAAAACACTGGTATATCAACGCCAGACCCGCAACCAGAAACAACTCGATTTAATCGCTGTCAATGCCAGCAGTCTGACGCAAACAACTATGCTGACAGAGACCTCTGCAAGCTGGGTCAGCATTATGGATAAGCCTTATTTTTTGAAAGAATCGCGGCAGTTTATCTGGACCTCTGAGCGCAGTGGGCGCAAGCATATCTATCTGTACGATCTACAAGGCAAACTGATCCACCCTATCAGCCAGGGTGAATGGGGTATCGACAACATATTGGCAGTCGATGAGAAGGCACAAAAAATATTCGTTAGCTCCAACCGTGATGCAGTCACCGACAAACAAATCTATGCATTGAACTTAGATGGCAGTACTGCCGATACCCCAGTACGCGTCAGCAAAACCGATGGCTGGCACGAAGCCAAATTCTCAGGCAAAGCGGAGGTCTTTATTGATACCTGGTCTGATCCCAACACGCCGCCGCAAGTCAGCCTGCGTCAGCCAGATGGCACGCTGATCGCCTGGATAGAACATAACGAAGTCAATGCTAAACACCCGTATGCGCGTTACGCCAGCAGCCATGTGCCTACTGAATACGGCACGCTGACATCGGATGATGGTCAGACTCTGTATTATTCCATCAAAAAGCCGCTGGACTTTGATGCGAGCAAGCGTTACCCCGTGTTTTTGCAAGTGTATGGCGGCCCCGGCGCGCAAACCGTGCAACGTCATTGGGGTAGCTTGTTTGAACAATATATGGCGCAGCAAGGTTATATCGTTTTTAAACTAGACAACCGAGGATCTGCACGTCGTGAGCGCCGCTTTACCGACGCCATTTATCAAACGCTGGGTAAAAATGAAGTCGCCGATCAGGTCACAGGGATCAACTGGCTGGCGCAGCAAAGCTTTGTTGATGCCAAACGGATAGGCGTGTTTGGCTGGAGTTATGGCGGCTTTATGAGTCTGCGTTTATTGTCCGCTGCATCCGACAAAATCGCGGCGGGTGTATCGGTCGCGCCGGTGACTGACTGGGCCTTGTATGACACGCATTATGTTGAGCAATTTATCAACAGCCCAAAAGACAATCCGGCAGGCTACCGCCAAAGCGGTGTGTTTGCTCATCTGGATGGATTGAAGTCACCATTATTACTAATACATGGTATGGCCGATGACAACGTGTTGTTCACCAATACCACCAAGCTCATCGATGATTTAAGCAACCGTGGCATCTTGTTTGATCTGATGACTTACCCGGGTGCAAAACACGGAATATCCGGCGCAGCAAAGCAGAAGCATGTGTTTCGCACGATTGCGACTTTTTTTGATAAGCATCTGGCGAACACTCAAGGAAATAAAGGTGGCGCAACGCAGCTGAAATAG
- a CDS encoding DUF2252 family protein — MNKIRSRNLEDNVSLLDAAYWVKGCSSLGLLRYAVLLDVDDVKTKRQEICLMDIKEAVAAKAPRYPDSGMPLVNAERVVKGARNLSPNLGERMMTGRILGKSVFVRELRPEDLKLEIQTLSPREAVKVARYVGAIVGKAHVRQMDESVALDWFKELTRNPSSKEAPNWLWKCTVELAALHEAAYLDHCRRYVSTQIDD, encoded by the coding sequence GTGAACAAGATTCGCAGCAGGAATCTTGAAGATAATGTCAGTCTTTTGGATGCCGCCTATTGGGTCAAAGGGTGCAGCTCACTAGGCCTGTTGAGATATGCTGTACTTTTGGATGTTGATGATGTGAAGACTAAACGACAAGAAATTTGCTTGATGGATATCAAAGAAGCGGTAGCAGCAAAAGCTCCGCGGTATCCAGATAGCGGCATGCCATTGGTCAATGCAGAACGTGTCGTAAAAGGTGCCAGAAATCTCTCTCCCAATCTTGGCGAGCGCATGATGACCGGACGCATATTAGGCAAATCGGTCTTTGTAAGGGAACTTAGGCCAGAAGATCTAAAATTGGAAATTCAGACTTTATCTCCGCGAGAAGCGGTAAAAGTTGCACGTTATGTTGGCGCCATAGTTGGTAAGGCTCATGTACGACAAATGGATGAATCAGTTGCACTGGATTGGTTTAAAGAATTGACACGTAACCCGTCTAGTAAAGAGGCGCCCAATTGGCTGTGGAAGTGTACGGTAGAGTTAGCTGCGCTACACGAAGCGGCCTATTTAGATCATTGCAGGCGTTATGTCTCGACTCAAATTGATGATTAA